One part of the Anaeromyxobacter sp. Fw109-5 genome encodes these proteins:
- a CDS encoding lysylphosphatidylglycerol synthase transmembrane domain-containing protein codes for MTPPLGDRAAAEPPPPGVPAGPTVAPAAGKVRRRLGRVALAWTLGIALLAWVTRGVEWGRLSSSLRAAPSWTWAAAVLGLAGSYLLRALRIHAELGKRHGASVGQCLEVMLVHNAAVNLLPMRGGEAAYPWLVHRRLGVPVSHAVASLVWMRVQDALVLGLAVIALWPGLAAPLRLGAALLLAGAIALGLRVLERAALRAGARDPRLGVIRAATGALQALALAPRHGWAGWAFCVGSWTLKLLVLAALLAGLSALPAPAARTGVLGGELAGVLPLQGPAGFGTYEAGVWAGASLRGHSALEIAAPAIAVHLLSLATAVASGALAYAASQRRGASPRTAGKDADRAPARGERAR; via the coding sequence GTGACCCCGCCCCTCGGAGACCGCGCCGCGGCCGAACCGCCCCCGCCGGGCGTGCCCGCGGGCCCGACCGTCGCGCCGGCGGCGGGCAAGGTCCGCCGCCGCCTCGGGCGCGTCGCGCTCGCCTGGACCCTCGGGATCGCCCTGCTCGCGTGGGTCACGCGCGGCGTCGAGTGGGGGCGGCTCTCGTCGTCGCTGCGCGCGGCGCCGTCGTGGACGTGGGCGGCGGCGGTGCTGGGCCTCGCCGGGAGCTACCTGCTCCGCGCGCTGCGCATCCACGCGGAGCTCGGCAAGCGCCACGGAGCCTCGGTGGGCCAGTGCCTCGAGGTGATGCTGGTCCACAACGCCGCCGTGAACCTGCTCCCCATGCGCGGCGGCGAGGCGGCGTACCCCTGGCTCGTGCACCGCCGGCTGGGCGTGCCGGTCTCGCACGCGGTCGCGAGCCTGGTCTGGATGCGCGTGCAGGACGCGCTCGTGCTCGGCCTCGCGGTCATCGCGCTGTGGCCGGGGCTCGCGGCCCCGCTGCGGCTCGGCGCCGCCCTCCTGCTCGCCGGGGCCATCGCGCTCGGGCTGCGCGTCCTCGAGCGCGCCGCGCTGCGCGCCGGGGCGCGCGATCCTCGCCTCGGCGTGATCCGCGCCGCGACCGGCGCGCTGCAAGCGCTCGCGCTCGCCCCCCGCCACGGCTGGGCGGGCTGGGCCTTCTGCGTCGGGAGCTGGACGCTGAAGCTCCTCGTGCTCGCCGCGCTGCTGGCGGGGCTCTCGGCCCTGCCCGCGCCGGCGGCCCGCACCGGCGTCCTCGGCGGCGAGCTCGCCGGCGTGCTGCCGCTGCAAGGGCCCGCCGGGTTCGGCACCTACGAGGCCGGGGTCTGGGCGGGCGCGTCGCTGCGCGGCCACTCCGCGCTCGAGATCGCGGCGCCCGCCATCGCCGTGCACCTGCTGTCGCTCGCCACGGCGGTGGCGAGCGGCGCCCTGGCGTACGCGGCGTCCCAGCGCCGCGGCGCATCCCCTCGGACCGCCGGGAAGGACGCCGATCGTGCTCCCGCACGTGGCGAGCGAGCTCGCTGA